The window AGCGAATGTCCCGCTGCTCTTGAGGAGATGGTCAAACCTTGAGCCGCAGCATACTTGATGGCTTTAGCAACATCAGCAGAGTTTTGTGGTCTGATAACCACTTGAGGAGTTTTCTCAAAAATGCCACCAAAATCTTGAGAAACTGCTGCCAAATCTGCTTCTGTACTGCTGACTTCACCTTCAATGATGTGCTTTAGGTCTAAAATAGCACCGTTCATGGCAACAATATCTCTCCATTGGCGATGTATATCGCCTGAAAGTTGACTAACACCACTCATTTCAGGATGCAGAGTCCCCAGATCGCCGTGAGACGTAATGTTTGTGGACTCTCATTTCGATTAGTCTGAAAGGCGCGTTTTGAGCATTCTGATGCCAGCCCGGAGCAGGATGGGAAGGAGTCTGACAATTTCCACAATTTGCACGAACAGGTTGGGAGTATTCTTTTCTAACTCAGTAGCCGACTGAGCAGGTCTTTCGTACTTGAACACACAGACGCAATCACCATCAGCTTGTCTGCTCAAAAGAGTTGCCTTCATGCCTGGAAAAGCTCTTCTGGCGGCTTCTTGTTCCATCTCACAGAGAATGCGGCAGGGAGACTCAAATCCATACTCTTTAGCCAGGGATAAGGCTGGGCAAACTCTTTGAATCTCCAGAGCCGCGTCAGTGCCGTTTTGGGAAACATCAACGATTTCGGTAATAAAACCCATTGGGCGGAGCAAGGGAATGGATTTCTTGAAGCCCTCAGCAATGGTGGCATTGTCAATAAATGCGCCCATCAGAGCCTTCTGCTGTTCGGGATACTTCTCCAACATCTTTTCATAAGCGGCTGCATCTCCCATCTCTTCCGCCATTTTTTTGTAGCGAATGAAGCGATTTCTGAACAGGTTCATGGCTTTGGAAGCATCCATGTTCAGAACATCTTCCATCCGTAGGTCGCCAGCACCTACTTTCTCTATGGGTTTTTCTACTACTTGTTCTACCATCTTAAGTTCCTCCTTTGAAGGTTGGTTTCAGGGGTGTCACAACAATGAACTTTGCTAGTTAGCTTGAGATCTACCAGGTGTAGCAGTAAAGCAAAGCAAGTCCGAACAGCAGATATCTCACCACAACTCGGAGCGCCAGAACGAGCCGAATTTCTAGGTTGCTCTGCATCGGTTCTTG is drawn from Trichocoleus desertorum ATA4-8-CV12 and contains these coding sequences:
- a CDS encoding L-2-amino-thiazoline-4-carboxylic acid hydrolase; this encodes MVEQVVEKPIEKVGAGDLRMEDVLNMDASKAMNLFRNRFIRYKKMAEEMGDAAAYEKMLEKYPEQQKALMGAFIDNATIAEGFKKSIPLLRPMGFITEIVDVSQNGTDAALEIQRVCPALSLAKEYGFESPCRILCEMEQEAARRAFPGMKATLLSRQADGDCVCVFKYERPAQSATELEKNTPNLFVQIVEIVRLLPILLRAGIRMLKTRLSD